Proteins encoded within one genomic window of Arachis ipaensis cultivar K30076 chromosome B08, Araip1.1, whole genome shotgun sequence:
- the LOC107611441 gene encoding uncharacterized protein LOC107611441 produces the protein MIHCPCPLCGFRCYQTREDAYDHLLMKPFPPNYTFWLHHSERIVDERSSAREELEPNVNLGDQMRDMVHDAFNFPGLQSDDEDSRNGHVGDVAEGLPYLSDEPSCEACAFHDLLEDGEQGLYPGCSRFSKLSFLVRLYHIKCMCGVSDKAFGLILELLGDAFEHARISKTLHDAKRIIRKLGIGYKKIDACPNDCMLYQGTDQDLSRCKRCGASRWKQKTRKNSLVRINAVVKKNGKPLPVKILRYFPLIPRLQRLFMSSKTSVDMLWHNRGTNSDGSLRHPRDGEGWKVFDRRYTDFSGDPRNVRLALASDGFNSYGNLSSKYSIWPVILIPYNLPPWICMKQTNFILSMIISGPKMPGNDIDVYLQPLIDELKELWAGVDTYDASEKKMFKMRAALMWTISDFPGLGNLSGWNTYGGRACPTCNLDAETMRLTFSQKWCYMGHRRFLNRDHKYRQDRSRFDGKVDDRSPPTKLTGRDVLRQLEGVPVSQGKVQAVGGKRRHGQQTVVQDESPWKKRSVFFDLPYWENNELRHNLDVMHIEKNVCDNIIFTMLNESGKSKDHLKARKDLQLMGIRQDMWPVEGGKYPAAVFTMRNPEKDVFLRTIKNVVFPDGYSSNISRCVDLKQRKLFGLKSHDCHILMEHLLPIASKHVLPTPVSAVLAELSAFFRIICSKSIDPQQLPLLQDRVVHTLCHMEMIFPPSFFTVMVHLTVHLVEEVRLGGPVHYRWMYPIERY, from the coding sequence ATGATACATTGTCCATGCCCTTTGTGTGGGTTTCGGTGTTACCAAACTAGAGAGGACGCGTACGATCACCTTCTGATGAAACCCTTTCCCCCTAACTATACCTTTTGGTTACATCACAGCGAGAGGATCGTAGATGAGAGATCCAGCGCTAGGGAAGAACTAGAACCTAATGTAAATTTAGGAGATCAAATGCGGGACATGGTCCACGACGCATTCAACTTCCCGGGATTACAGAGTGACGACGAAGACTCGAGGAATGGGCATGTCGGAGACGTTGCGGAGGGGTTGCCGTACTTATCTGATGAACCTAGCTGCGAGGCTTGTGCCTTTCACGACTTGCTTGAGGACGGCGAGCAGGGATTATATCCGGGATGCTCAAGATTTTCGAAGCTGTCTTTCTTAGTTAGGCTGTACCATATAAAGTGCATGTGCGGAGTGAGCGACAAGGCTTTCGGATTGATTCTAGAGCTACTGGGGGATGCCTTTGAGCATGCAAGGATTTCGAAGACCTTGCACGATGCCAAGAGGATCATAAGGAAGCTCGGCATTGGGTACAAGAAGATAGATGCATGTCCAAATGACTGCATGCTATACCAGGGTACAGACCAAGACTTGTCTAGATGCAAACGGTGTGGGGCATCCAGGTGGAAGCAAAAGACCAGGAAGAATTCTTTAGTCAGAATCAACGCCGTTGTCAAGAAGAATGGAAAACCTCTACCGGTGAAGATTCTCCGTTACTTTCCTCTGATTCCACGGTTGCAGCGATTATTCATGTCCAGCAAGACATCCGTTGACATGTTGTGGCACAATAGAGGAACCAACTCTGACGGTTCCTTGAGGCATCCCAGGGATGGCGAGGGTTGGAAAGTATTTGACAGGAGATATACTGACTTTTCTGGCGATCCGCGCAATGTTCGCTTAGCCCTAGCTAGTGATGGCTTCAATTCTTATGGAAACCTCAGTTCAAAGTACTCAATATGGCCAGTGATTCTTATTCCGTACAACCTACCCCCATGGATTTGCATGAAACAAACCAACTTTATTCTCTCTATGATTATTTCTGGTCCTAAAATGCCTGGCAATGACATAGATGTCTACCTACAGCCCCTGATCGATGAGCTGAAGGAGTTGTGGGCTGGTGTTGATACCTACGACGCCAGTGAGAAGAAAATGTTCAAGATGCGAGCTGCACTGATGTGGACTATCAGTGATTTTCCTGGCTTAGGCAATTTATCTGGCTGGAATACTTACGGCGGGAGAGCTTGTCCCACGTGCAATTTGGATGCCGAGACTATGCGACTCACCTTCAGtcagaaatggtgttatatgggTCATCGTCGCTTCTTGAATCGCGATCACAAATATAGACAGGACCGGAGTAGATTTGATGGCAAGGTAGATgatagatccccacctaccaaatTGACTGGTAGGGATGTCCTGAGACAATTGGAGGGTGTTCCTGTCTCACAAGGCAAGGTGCAAGCGGTGGGCGGTAAAAGAAGGCACGGACAGCAGACCGTGGTGCAAGACGAGTCTCCCTGGAAAAAGAGGAGTGTATTCTTTGATTTGCCGTACTGGGAGAACAACGAGTTACGTCACAACCTTGATGTaatgcacatagagaagaatgtATGCGACAACATTATTTTCACCATGTTGAACGAGAGCGGTAAGTCCAAAGACCACCTAAAAGCTCGAAAAGATCTCCAGTTGATGGGCATCCGGCAGGATATGTGGCCAGTTGAAGGTGGAAAGTATCCCGCTGCAGTCTTCACCATGCGGAATCCAGAGAAGGATGTCTTTCTTAGGACAATCAAGAATGTGGTCTTTCCAGATGGGTACTCTAGCAACATTTCTCGCTGTGTTGATTTAAAACAGCGCAAGTTATTCGGCTTGAAGAGTCATGACTGCCATATTCTAATGGAACATCTACTGCCAATTGCATCAAAACATGTGTTGCCCACCCCAGTGTCCGCCGTCTTAGCTGAGTTATCAGCCTTTTTCCGAATAATATGCAGTAAATCCATAGATCCTCAACAACTACCTCTCCTTCAGGATCGTGTAGTCCATACCTTGTGCCACATGGAGATGATATTTCCACCTTCCTTCTTCACAGTTATGGTTCATCTAACGGTGCATTTGGTCGAGGAGGTCCGTCTCGGTGGCCCAGTGCATTACCGGTGGATGTACCCAATTGAGAGGTATTGA
- the LOC107611443 gene encoding probable homogentisate phytyltransferase 1, chloroplastic, whose translation MKTFVLKQAAVYPRSLLLGCLVMGCFYSVISVSKDLADVEGDKALGLKTLAIRLGVKKVFWLCISLIQMAYGVAITLGALSPSLWSKIFTVLAHAIMVLVVWNHASSVDLSNKDSLQAFHMFVFKLVYVENILVLFVR comes from the exons ATGAAG ACCTTTGTACTAAAACAGGCAGCTGTTTATCCAAGATCTCTACTTCTTGGCTGTTTGGTCATGGGTTGTTTCTATTCAGTTATATCAGTATCAAAG GACTTAGCAGACGTTGAAGGAGACAAAGCATTGGGCCTCAAAACTTTGGCAATACGTTTGGGTGTTAAGAAG GTATTTTGGTTATGCATTTCACTTATTCAAATGGCTTATGGAGTTGCTATTACATTGGGAGCATTATCTCCTTCTCTATGGAGCAAAATTTTCACG GTTTTGGCACATGCCATCATGGTTTTGGTCGTTTGGAATCATGCCAGTTCTGTAGATTTATCAAATAAAGATTCGTTGCAGGCATTTCATATGTTTGTGTTTAAG CTTGTGTATGTGGAAAACATCCTCGTACTATTTGTACGATGA